From the genome of Candidatus Eremiobacteraceae bacterium, one region includes:
- a CDS encoding glycosyltransferase family 4 protein, producing the protein MTRPRILFLCLEAPWHLNAGALIRNYWMVIGLARRFDVDVVISERTPVPPSPEFAAACATIAQIQAPSGVLGRIGRAAASLAPGESFFTAGQVSSSLIRHVQRLVDERDYAAIHVDDLPIRCALPRRNCPPIVYASHNCEYALFHRRAEIETGPLRALALFDAERVRRIESELAQRAVLITACSEDDIRDLVEFCGMDARHAVVVPNGVDVARYAEVANRQSEPSTILISGSMDWRPNQQGLRWFMADVLPKLAQAVQDGVCTIRVAGRMNAELVRELGAYPGVTPSPNPADMRDELARARIVVAPILASSGTRLRILEAWAAGRPVVTTPAGAFGLEYRDGDELLCAQEPGAFADAILRILRDAPLWEHVRGCATARVAQYDWRRICDTIESSHAAVL; encoded by the coding sequence GTGACGCGACCGCGCATCCTTTTCCTGTGTTTGGAAGCGCCATGGCATCTGAACGCCGGCGCCCTCATCCGTAACTATTGGATGGTCATCGGCCTGGCGCGCCGCTTCGACGTTGACGTTGTGATCTCGGAGCGAACTCCGGTGCCGCCGTCGCCGGAATTTGCGGCCGCCTGCGCGACGATAGCGCAGATCCAAGCGCCGAGCGGTGTGCTCGGCCGCATCGGGCGCGCCGCCGCAAGCCTCGCACCCGGCGAATCGTTTTTCACGGCCGGCCAGGTCTCGAGCAGCCTCATCCGCCACGTCCAGCGATTGGTCGACGAGCGCGACTATGCTGCTATCCATGTCGACGATCTTCCGATACGCTGCGCGCTGCCGCGACGCAATTGTCCGCCCATCGTGTACGCTTCGCACAACTGCGAGTACGCGCTCTTCCACCGGCGCGCAGAGATCGAGACGGGCCCGTTGCGCGCACTCGCGTTGTTCGACGCCGAGAGGGTTCGACGGATCGAGAGCGAGCTCGCTCAGCGGGCGGTCCTGATCACCGCCTGCTCGGAAGACGACATTCGCGATCTCGTCGAGTTCTGCGGCATGGATGCGCGCCACGCCGTCGTCGTGCCGAATGGCGTAGACGTCGCGCGCTACGCCGAGGTAGCAAATCGCCAATCCGAACCATCGACGATACTCATTTCCGGCAGCATGGATTGGCGCCCCAATCAACAAGGCTTGCGCTGGTTCATGGCGGACGTGCTGCCCAAACTTGCTCAAGCCGTGCAGGACGGCGTTTGCACGATTCGCGTCGCCGGCCGGATGAACGCTGAGTTGGTCCGAGAACTCGGGGCCTATCCCGGCGTCACGCCTTCGCCCAATCCGGCGGACATGCGCGACGAGTTGGCTCGCGCGCGCATCGTCGTGGCACCGATCCTCGCGAGCAGCGGCACGCGCCTGCGAATCCTAGAGGCATGGGCCGCCGGGAGGCCAGTTGTGACGACGCCGGCGGGCGCCTTCGGACTCGAATATCGCGACGGTGACGAACTGCTCTGCGCGCAGGAACCGGGCGCGTTCGCCGATGCGATCCTGCGAATTCTCAGAGATGCACCCCTCTGGGAGCACGTGCGCGGGTGTGCGACGGCTCGCGTTGCCCAGTACGACTGGCGCCGAATTTGCGACACGATCGAATCGAGCCACGCCGCCGTTCTATGA
- a CDS encoding sugar transferase, whose amino-acid sequence MKIPRPQGEPKISTLDPALQLSIRSARATRAKAAPRTYSRGWKLALFALDVSMLVLAAYVAGGIVEGRWAFPQFERDLIHYSIWLIAIWLVIFERVGLYHRSFALSVRDEFYYTVLALIIGVLPQLTVFTIVPSISTSRLALLATLGCAIAAVGLARVAVHAMRNSAERGRPRRIAIVGHGDRISSVAQSLSMAEGSVLLRLDIPDIDATVQNVAFGGRAGLEGIDWFVRAREWGCDTLLLTEVLPPHVMPHLLAVAAQHNIKFAFAPPRVQVHAYSLSLQLDGQQALIVPSQLRSCTPTARLLKRLLDLTIASAALIILWPFLALTALIVWLDSGRPILYRQTRVGRDGELFDILKFRSMRTDAEASGPTWVSTGDSRTTRVGAFLRSTSLDELPQLINVIRGDMSVVGPRPDRPIYVEEYRKLLPRYDERHLVRPGITGWSQVHMKRVTMPEDEGEKLSYDLFYVENWSLFMDLSVIFKTAFEFLFRRAA is encoded by the coding sequence GTGAAGATTCCCCGACCGCAAGGCGAACCGAAGATCTCCACGTTAGATCCCGCGTTGCAGTTGTCGATCCGGTCGGCGCGCGCCACGAGGGCCAAGGCCGCGCCGAGGACGTACAGCCGCGGTTGGAAGCTAGCGCTCTTCGCGCTCGATGTCAGCATGCTGGTGCTCGCTGCGTACGTCGCAGGGGGCATCGTCGAGGGGCGCTGGGCTTTCCCGCAATTCGAGCGGGATCTGATCCATTATTCCATATGGCTCATCGCGATTTGGCTCGTCATCTTCGAGCGCGTCGGTCTCTATCATAGGTCGTTTGCGCTCTCGGTCAGAGATGAGTTCTACTACACCGTCTTGGCGCTCATCATCGGCGTCCTGCCGCAACTCACGGTGTTCACGATCGTCCCCAGCATCTCCACGTCGCGCTTGGCGCTCTTGGCCACGCTTGGATGCGCGATCGCTGCCGTCGGCCTGGCGCGCGTCGCCGTCCATGCCATGCGCAACTCCGCCGAACGCGGCAGACCGCGACGCATCGCGATCGTGGGCCACGGCGACCGCATCTCGTCCGTGGCGCAGTCGCTCTCTATGGCCGAAGGGTCGGTGCTGCTGCGTCTCGATATTCCGGATATCGATGCGACGGTTCAGAACGTGGCGTTCGGCGGACGCGCCGGGCTAGAGGGAATCGACTGGTTCGTTCGCGCGCGAGAGTGGGGCTGCGATACGCTGCTGCTCACCGAAGTGCTCCCGCCGCACGTGATGCCGCATCTCCTGGCAGTCGCGGCACAGCACAACATCAAATTCGCGTTCGCACCGCCGCGCGTGCAAGTCCACGCATATTCGCTCTCGCTGCAGCTCGATGGTCAACAAGCGCTCATCGTGCCGTCGCAGCTTCGCTCGTGCACGCCCACCGCCCGACTGCTCAAGCGATTGCTTGATCTCACGATCGCGAGTGCCGCGCTCATCATCCTGTGGCCGTTTCTCGCGCTGACGGCGCTCATCGTCTGGCTCGACTCCGGCCGGCCGATCTTGTACCGGCAGACCCGCGTCGGACGCGACGGCGAACTTTTTGACATCCTTAAGTTCCGTTCCATGCGCACCGACGCTGAAGCGTCGGGACCGACCTGGGTCTCGACCGGCGATTCACGCACAACGCGCGTCGGCGCGTTCTTGCGCAGCACGAGCCTTGACGAGCTCCCGCAGCTGATCAACGTGATCCGCGGCGACATGTCGGTCGTCGGACCGCGCCCGGACCGTCCGATCTACGTCGAAGAATATCGGAAGCTGCTGCCGCGCTACGACGAGCGCCACTTGGTCCGCCCCGGCATCACCGGTTGGTCGCAAGTCCACATGAAGCGCGTGACGATGCCCGAGGATGAAGGCGAGAAGTTGAGCTACGACCTTTTCTACGTCGAGAACTGGTCGCTGTTCATGGATCTCTCGGTGATCTTCAAGACCGCGTTCGAGTTTCTGTTCAGGCGGGCTGCGTAG
- a CDS encoding sulfotransferase: MRDLVRFVKDIAVPPYLRVKSTFTIDVGRDWRNSVFLSSGARTGSTWVAELINYNNEYRFMYEPSLSRPLLPRNHEQTAFDRRILYIRPDDEDPDLREQALQILDGRFHDARTDRYNRRLVSRRRLVKEVTSNLFIRWLARVFPGLPIILLLRHPMPTVRSRAYAYFQADAVARRLIDMDPVGRTRDYLRLVFGQTDLVADHLEPMREVLESAKTVWEQRIAVWCVQNYVPLRQFQRGAIHLAFYENFCVDPQSELRRLFGFLGRPVDDAALARIRIPSQSMQHGGVTQMPDGWEVVSRWRKKVSDEEMESGLRILRAFGLDKIYGAEPMPNVEAANAMLGRAAG; the protein is encoded by the coding sequence ATGCGTGACCTCGTGCGATTCGTGAAAGATATCGCCGTTCCGCCCTACCTTCGCGTGAAAAGCACGTTCACGATCGATGTGGGGCGCGACTGGCGCAACTCGGTCTTTCTGTCGTCCGGAGCGCGCACCGGCAGCACCTGGGTCGCGGAACTCATCAACTATAATAATGAGTATCGGTTCATGTACGAACCGTCCTTATCGAGGCCGCTCCTTCCGCGTAACCATGAGCAGACCGCCTTCGACCGGCGTATCCTTTACATTCGGCCCGACGACGAAGACCCGGACTTGCGCGAGCAAGCGCTGCAGATCCTCGACGGCCGATTTCACGATGCGCGTACCGACCGCTACAACCGCCGCTTGGTCAGCCGGCGAAGGCTCGTGAAGGAAGTCACATCGAATCTCTTCATCCGCTGGTTAGCGCGAGTATTTCCCGGCCTGCCGATCATCCTGTTGCTCCGGCATCCGATGCCCACCGTGCGGTCGCGCGCATACGCATATTTCCAGGCAGATGCTGTCGCGCGACGCCTCATAGACATGGACCCGGTCGGTCGCACGCGCGATTACCTCCGGCTCGTCTTCGGCCAGACCGATCTCGTCGCGGATCACTTAGAGCCGATGCGTGAAGTCCTCGAATCCGCGAAAACGGTCTGGGAGCAGCGCATCGCGGTTTGGTGCGTTCAAAACTATGTGCCGCTCCGTCAATTCCAACGCGGCGCCATCCATCTTGCTTTCTACGAGAATTTCTGCGTGGATCCGCAATCCGAACTTCGCCGTTTGTTCGGTTTCCTCGGTCGGCCGGTCGACGATGCCGCGCTCGCGCGCATCCGTATTCCGTCGCAGTCCATGCAGCACGGCGGAGTGACGCAGATGCCCGACGGGTGGGAAGTGGTCAGCCGCTGGCGCAAAAAGGTGAGCGACGAGGAGATGGAGTCCGGGTTGCGCATCCTCCGCGCGTTCGGGCTGGACAAGATCTACGGCGCCGAGCCGATGCCCAATGTCGAGGCTGCGAATGCCATGCTAGGGCGAGCTGCTGGGTGA
- a CDS encoding glycosyltransferase, which translates to MKRVLLIAYYFPPQPKAGALRAEYLAKNLPHAGWQPTVLTVSYPGQAPDGFDVVSARDYGPDAATPPSNGGPAGGVRKQAAIETTVKSLIKSVVYFPDNHVGWLIPAVNAARRAMRAERFDAVLSTAPPFTAHFIARKVTAGTNVPWIADYRDLWSGPPGRDYLHGSGPLRLRIEYAIERWLLRSATYLTATSEAQAEALSENFGRRDVACIPNAVDAGAWDSIPDSVPRDFTICYTGKLWPGLRMPDAIFASAARLRTEGDPAGLAVSFDFYGEDADLVMERARAFGVADIVRAHGEVNRTRALTAQREAAALLLLLDTEDTADAVQLGNPGSKVFEYAGARRPILAFGRRNTVVEDMLLQSGLGSLARDEATFADQLRELHRRFCDGIFEPPMVGNWTPMTPRRLGARFAEVLDAALQPKPAAR; encoded by the coding sequence GTGAAGCGCGTGCTCCTCATCGCCTACTATTTTCCGCCACAGCCCAAAGCCGGCGCCTTACGCGCCGAATACCTCGCGAAAAATCTCCCGCATGCGGGATGGCAACCGACGGTCCTCACCGTTTCGTACCCTGGTCAAGCGCCGGACGGATTCGACGTCGTTTCGGCACGCGACTACGGACCCGACGCCGCGACGCCGCCGTCGAACGGTGGCCCCGCCGGAGGAGTGCGCAAGCAGGCGGCGATTGAGACCACCGTAAAGTCGCTCATCAAGAGCGTGGTCTATTTTCCGGACAATCACGTCGGATGGCTGATACCGGCGGTCAATGCGGCGCGGCGAGCAATGCGCGCGGAACGATTCGATGCCGTGCTGAGCACAGCGCCCCCGTTCACGGCGCACTTCATCGCCCGTAAGGTCACAGCCGGCACCAACGTTCCTTGGATCGCCGACTATCGCGACTTATGGTCCGGTCCCCCCGGCCGCGACTACCTCCACGGCTCTGGGCCGCTCCGCCTCCGCATCGAATACGCAATAGAGCGCTGGCTGCTTCGCTCGGCCACGTATCTCACGGCAACATCAGAAGCACAAGCCGAGGCGCTCTCAGAAAATTTCGGTAGGCGCGACGTCGCGTGCATACCGAACGCAGTCGACGCCGGCGCTTGGGATTCGATACCCGACAGCGTCCCGAGAGATTTTACGATCTGCTATACGGGCAAACTCTGGCCAGGGCTGCGAATGCCGGACGCGATCTTCGCGTCCGCCGCGCGCCTCCGGACCGAGGGCGATCCGGCCGGACTCGCAGTCTCTTTTGACTTCTATGGAGAAGATGCGGACTTGGTGATGGAGCGCGCACGCGCTTTCGGCGTCGCCGATATCGTGCGGGCGCACGGCGAGGTGAATCGCACGCGCGCCCTCACCGCGCAACGCGAAGCAGCCGCTCTGCTGCTCCTGCTCGATACAGAGGATACGGCCGATGCGGTTCAGCTCGGCAACCCGGGAAGCAAGGTATTTGAATACGCCGGCGCCAGGAGACCTATCTTGGCCTTCGGACGAAGAAACACCGTCGTCGAAGACATGCTCCTACAGAGCGGTCTGGGCTCGCTTGCCCGCGACGAGGCGACGTTTGCAGATCAGCTGCGCGAACTGCATCGCCGGTTCTGCGATGGGATTTTCGAGCCGCCGATGGTCGGGAATTGGACGCCGATGACACCGCGCCGACTCGGGGCGCGGTTTGCTGAAGTGCTCGATGCAGCTCTGCAACCGAAGCCCGCTGCGCGATGA
- a CDS encoding glycosyltransferase family 4 protein, giving the protein MRLVPHHAAVLMPEDLGRIDPGVGASAPVPLVHVVDGVLLGKDYLWGKEQVILNLMQAQAKGDRFAPSLAVFSPCLLSERIEQESLPVTVLDQRGNGSAWRGLNAFATYLRSHPGTVVHTHGFKANVVGRIARAMGAPMAGLVATSHGFDNSATRLYAYNALDRMTAGMSDMVTMPDESMLRRFPRSARVKFIPNAIPDRELPTEEERARGRARFGWSDTDFVVGAMGRVSLAKGVPEMIAAAELSSPPLHWTIAGVGPMKADIDACDPKRISAVGYVSPSDEYVAAIDVYLQPSRSEGLSLSLLQAMRAAKPIVATSVNATVLAIRDGVDGLLVEPRDPAALVAAVEKVRNDASLAQRLARSARERFEALFRIEAQAAAYDELYSSVIAHRKREEPAAR; this is encoded by the coding sequence GTGCGTTTGGTTCCACATCATGCGGCTGTCCTGATGCCGGAGGATCTCGGCCGGATCGACCCGGGCGTTGGCGCTTCTGCGCCGGTACCGCTCGTGCACGTCGTCGACGGCGTGCTCCTCGGTAAGGATTATCTCTGGGGGAAAGAACAGGTCATCCTCAATCTCATGCAGGCGCAAGCAAAAGGCGACCGTTTCGCGCCATCGCTCGCAGTTTTTTCCCCGTGTCTCCTGAGCGAACGCATTGAACAGGAATCGCTTCCCGTCACCGTTCTCGACCAGCGCGGAAACGGTTCAGCATGGCGCGGACTCAACGCGTTCGCGACATATCTGCGATCGCACCCGGGGACCGTCGTGCATACGCACGGGTTCAAAGCGAACGTCGTCGGCCGGATCGCGCGCGCGATGGGCGCACCGATGGCCGGACTTGTCGCGACGTCGCACGGTTTCGACAACTCGGCGACGCGGCTCTATGCGTACAACGCCCTCGATCGGATGACGGCGGGCATGAGCGACATGGTCACGATGCCGGACGAGAGCATGCTTCGGCGGTTTCCACGCAGCGCGCGCGTGAAATTCATCCCCAACGCGATTCCGGATCGCGAGCTTCCGACTGAAGAGGAGCGTGCGCGCGGGCGCGCGCGCTTCGGGTGGTCAGACACCGATTTCGTCGTGGGCGCAATGGGCCGCGTCTCGTTGGCTAAAGGCGTGCCCGAGATGATCGCTGCGGCCGAGCTGTCGTCGCCGCCGCTGCACTGGACGATCGCCGGCGTCGGTCCGATGAAGGCCGACATCGATGCTTGCGATCCCAAGCGCATCAGCGCGGTCGGATACGTTTCGCCCTCCGACGAATACGTCGCTGCGATCGATGTCTATCTGCAACCGTCGAGGTCCGAGGGCCTGAGTCTGTCGCTGCTGCAAGCGATGCGCGCCGCGAAGCCGATTGTGGCGACGAGCGTCAATGCGACGGTGCTCGCGATTCGCGACGGCGTTGACGGCCTGCTCGTCGAACCGCGCGATCCGGCAGCGCTCGTCGCCGCCGTCGAGAAGGTCCGCAACGATGCTTCGCTCGCTCAACGGCTGGCCCGATCCGCGCGCGAGCGTTTTGAAGCTTTGTTCCGGATCGAAGCGCAAGCGGCCGCATACGACGAACTGTACTCGAGCGTCATAGCACATCGTAAGCGCGAGGAGCCTGCGGCAAGATGA
- a CDS encoding sulfotransferase gives MALKSTWKTAIRPLWNRVRSASVVDPDPAVARTLFLSSGARTGSTWASEVINFDHDFRYLFEPFSMIAPLRPSWAPTLEPDDRLRYIRPSCTDPDLKAQAELVLSGRFRHPEVDQYNYNSRVVFHRRLVKETKSNLFLKWLHQTFPTMKSILLLRHPIPTVLSRLYKKSDTDAGVRTAAYRTLMFGQSELVADHLTPFRAVLESADTLIEQRLAVWCVQNYVPLRQFKAGEIHVMFYESLCMDPAGELKRLAAYLGDELSDAKLERALRRVRRPSSTIHRDVKEFPSGIDVIGRWQKEARDEHRAAAWKLLAAFGLDKIYGDDPMPKVLPEQAFL, from the coding sequence GTGGCGCTGAAATCCACCTGGAAGACCGCGATCCGGCCGTTGTGGAACCGCGTCCGCAGCGCGAGCGTCGTCGATCCGGATCCAGCCGTCGCGCGCACCTTGTTCCTGTCATCGGGAGCCCGAACCGGCAGTACGTGGGCCTCTGAAGTCATCAACTTCGACCACGACTTCCGCTATCTATTCGAGCCGTTCTCCATGATCGCTCCGCTGCGGCCCTCGTGGGCGCCTACGCTCGAACCCGACGACCGCTTGCGCTACATCCGGCCGTCGTGCACCGATCCGGATCTGAAGGCTCAGGCCGAACTCGTGCTGAGCGGGCGATTCCGCCATCCCGAAGTCGATCAGTATAACTACAACAGCCGCGTCGTCTTCCACCGGCGTCTGGTCAAGGAGACGAAGTCAAACCTGTTCCTGAAGTGGCTGCACCAGACGTTTCCGACCATGAAATCGATACTGCTCCTGCGCCATCCCATTCCCACCGTGCTTTCGCGCTTGTATAAGAAATCCGACACCGACGCGGGCGTGCGGACCGCCGCATATCGCACGCTGATGTTCGGCCAGTCCGAACTTGTCGCCGACCACCTCACGCCGTTTCGGGCCGTCCTCGAATCGGCGGACACGCTGATCGAGCAGCGCTTGGCGGTCTGGTGCGTGCAGAACTATGTGCCGCTGCGCCAGTTCAAGGCCGGCGAAATCCACGTGATGTTCTACGAATCGCTCTGCATGGACCCAGCCGGCGAACTCAAACGGCTCGCCGCGTACCTGGGCGACGAGTTGAGCGATGCGAAGCTCGAGAGGGCGTTGCGCCGCGTCCGGCGGCCGTCATCCACCATACATCGCGATGTCAAGGAGTTCCCAAGCGGCATCGACGTGATAGGAAGATGGCAGAAGGAGGCACGCGACGAGCATCGCGCGGCGGCCTGGAAACTGCTCGCGGCCTTCGGCTTGGACAAGATCTACGGTGACGACCCAATGCCGAAGGTACTCCCGGAGCAGGCCTTTCTATGA
- a CDS encoding sulfotransferase domain-containing protein produces MSSFGVAFKDAITPIYRPMYNRLRSTIMVDRNADPRRTLFISTGGRTGGTWVSQLVNFDGAYRLMFEPISRERLLVTPDLAPSLPDNRLQYIRPDSTDADLIGRVEAVITGRYRQPLTDQYNYTPRIVFNKRLVKETKSNLWAKWMHERFPRMPIMLLLRHPVPAVMSRYFKYFDLPVDQRASVDDPARRQREYETLTLGQPELLADHLGPMRSVIESARSVFAQRMVVWCIQNYVPLHQFAPGQIHVAFYEDFCLNPVGELRKLRHYLGEELSENEVARIERRSTKPSSTFHRTAVHHFQEVEAIRGYEQIAKWLKRIQPQERREAAELLQAFGLDAIYSADDPKPNPNGANLLMRANAPVKGPTSATRAD; encoded by the coding sequence ATGAGTTCATTCGGCGTCGCTTTCAAGGATGCGATCACCCCGATCTACAGGCCGATGTATAACCGGCTGCGGTCGACCATCATGGTGGACCGCAATGCGGATCCTCGACGGACGTTGTTCATCTCGACCGGCGGCCGGACCGGCGGCACGTGGGTGTCGCAACTCGTCAACTTCGATGGCGCGTACCGGTTGATGTTCGAACCGATCAGCCGCGAACGGCTGCTTGTCACACCCGACCTCGCTCCGTCGCTGCCGGACAATCGCTTGCAATATATCCGGCCGGATTCCACGGACGCAGATTTGATCGGCCGTGTCGAAGCCGTCATCACCGGCCGCTACCGCCAACCGCTGACCGATCAGTATAACTACACACCGCGCATCGTGTTCAACAAGCGGCTCGTCAAAGAGACGAAGTCGAATCTATGGGCGAAGTGGATGCACGAACGCTTTCCGCGTATGCCTATCATGCTGCTGCTGCGCCATCCCGTGCCGGCGGTCATGTCGCGCTATTTCAAGTATTTTGACCTGCCCGTCGACCAGCGAGCTTCGGTCGACGATCCAGCGCGGCGCCAGCGCGAATACGAGACGCTCACGCTCGGCCAACCAGAGCTCTTGGCGGATCATCTCGGCCCGATGCGCTCCGTCATCGAATCGGCGCGCTCCGTGTTCGCCCAGCGGATGGTGGTCTGGTGCATTCAAAACTATGTTCCGCTGCATCAATTCGCGCCTGGGCAGATCCACGTCGCTTTCTACGAAGACTTCTGTCTGAATCCGGTCGGTGAGCTGCGCAAACTGCGACACTATCTCGGAGAGGAACTGAGCGAAAACGAAGTCGCTCGCATCGAGCGCCGCAGCACAAAACCGTCATCCACATTCCATCGCACGGCCGTGCACCATTTCCAAGAAGTCGAGGCGATCCGGGGATACGAACAGATCGCGAAATGGCTCAAGCGGATCCAACCGCAAGAGCGGCGCGAAGCGGCGGAGCTGCTGCAGGCGTTCGGCCTCGACGCGATCTACAGCGCCGACGATCCAAAGCCCAATCCCAACGGCGCGAATCTGCTGATGCGCGCAAACGCGCCGGTGAAGGGGCCGACGTCAGCCACGCGGGCTGACTAG